Proteins co-encoded in one Kribbella qitaiheensis genomic window:
- a CDS encoding TAXI family TRAP transporter solute-binding subunit: MDRPRLLNRRSLLGMGAASAAALVTPGCSRGRSQEPAPAGPARFATGNPGGVYQKYGDGLAKLVTEVTGVSMTTIPTAGSLQNLKMLSNGTADIGFSLSDSALDAWEGQDSFASGVLRFTALARTYDNYVHVVVPTSSNIFKIEDLKNKDVSIGPINSGTSVIAARILDAAKVKVRPWRYDLENAVAQLTQRAKEPTKKGGIDALIWSGGLPTDPIAKLQSTIGFRLVDIGKYAEQIALKRFGGYILSSIPPSIYQLSSSVPTLAVPNYLLARRGLSDSWAWWTLNTMFRRQTDLMAFHEEAGSLDARSAIATMPIPLHPAAERWYRNNHI, translated from the coding sequence ATGGATCGTCCCCGCCTGCTGAATCGCCGGAGTCTGCTCGGAATGGGAGCTGCGTCGGCGGCGGCCCTGGTGACGCCGGGATGTTCGCGCGGGCGCTCCCAGGAGCCCGCCCCGGCCGGCCCCGCCCGGTTCGCCACCGGTAACCCCGGCGGCGTCTACCAGAAGTACGGCGATGGGCTCGCCAAACTGGTCACCGAGGTGACCGGGGTCTCGATGACCACGATCCCGACCGCGGGGTCGCTGCAGAACCTGAAGATGCTGTCCAACGGCACCGCCGACATCGGCTTCAGCCTGTCTGACTCGGCCCTGGACGCCTGGGAAGGGCAGGACAGCTTCGCGTCCGGCGTACTGCGCTTCACCGCGCTGGCCCGGACCTATGACAACTATGTGCACGTCGTCGTCCCGACGTCCTCGAACATCTTCAAGATCGAGGACCTGAAGAACAAGGACGTCAGCATCGGCCCGATCAATTCCGGGACGAGCGTGATCGCGGCCCGCATCCTCGATGCCGCCAAGGTCAAGGTCCGGCCGTGGCGGTACGACCTCGAGAACGCGGTGGCGCAACTGACGCAGCGGGCGAAGGAGCCGACCAAGAAGGGCGGCATCGACGCGCTGATCTGGAGCGGCGGCCTGCCGACCGACCCGATCGCGAAACTGCAGTCGACGATCGGCTTCCGGCTGGTCGACATCGGCAAGTACGCCGAACAGATCGCACTCAAGCGCTTCGGCGGGTACATCCTGTCGTCCATCCCGCCGTCGATCTACCAACTGTCGAGCTCTGTCCCGACCCTCGCGGTACCGAACTACCTGCTCGCCCGGCGCGGCCTGTCCGATTCGTGGGCCTGGTGGACGCTGAACACCATGTTCCGCCGCCAGACCGACCTGATGGCCTTCCACGAGGAAGCCGGCTCCCTGGACGCCCGCTCCGCCATCGCCACCATGCCGATCCCGCTACACCCAGCAGCAGAACGCTGGTACCGCAACAACCACATCTGA
- a CDS encoding class I SAM-dependent methyltransferase, with protein sequence MSDRGDRSDRSAAEFWTEMLTRPGHPLATPLPDEPLVDWHGRGLLGDLSGARVLDIGCGSGRNSRWFAEQGATVDGIDLAAPLLESVQSTMPESVTLTALDVLREPLPTGPFDLVYDSGCFHHIAPHRRITYLERVLPAVRPGGRFGIVAFAAEQMETPADEQIVMSGDSAGGMAFSLDDLATIFQPLKPVELRPVRDDREGAFGLDFLNAALFTAE encoded by the coding sequence GTGAGTGACCGTGGGGATCGGTCGGATCGGTCTGCTGCTGAGTTCTGGACCGAGATGCTGACGAGGCCGGGACACCCGCTGGCAACCCCGCTGCCGGATGAGCCGTTGGTCGATTGGCACGGGCGTGGGCTGCTGGGAGACCTGTCCGGCGCGCGGGTGCTGGACATCGGATGTGGTTCTGGGCGCAACAGTCGATGGTTCGCGGAGCAGGGCGCCACAGTCGACGGCATCGACCTGGCGGCGCCTTTGCTGGAGAGCGTCCAGTCGACGATGCCCGAGTCGGTGACCCTGACGGCACTGGACGTACTACGGGAGCCGCTTCCGACCGGGCCGTTCGATCTGGTCTACGACTCGGGCTGCTTCCATCACATCGCGCCGCACCGGCGGATCACCTATCTCGAGCGGGTACTGCCGGCTGTGCGTCCCGGCGGACGATTCGGCATCGTCGCGTTCGCGGCCGAGCAGATGGAAACCCCGGCTGATGAGCAGATCGTCATGAGCGGCGACTCCGCCGGCGGGATGGCCTTCTCGCTCGACGACCTCGCGACGATCTTCCAGCCGCTGAAGCCGGTCGAACTCCGCCCGGTCCGCGACGACCGCGAAGGCGCCTTCGGCCTCGACTTCCTCAACGCGGCTCTCTTCACTGCCGAGTAA
- a CDS encoding sensor histidine kinase: MRRRLLQSLVPMVVVLAIVAAVPLANYIATSASRTLFLSRSNDADWFATMAESPLQTGDIASLRELAVRYHELYNTPVFVVDVDRRVIATSRSGVDVAESDLDSALDSTLAGRLPTEPPSLWPWQTGEMVVARPVVNNGRVLGAAVLRVPTDKARDQVERGLLLLLGGLLISIGAVVIGIVRPVTRWVLRPLDQLDNATHQVTRGALDTRVATDGRAPELRRLGDSFNSMALSLHQARQREREFVADASHQLRTPLTSARIHIEGLSRLSPTARFALSDIDRLGRIVQRLSRLAGSDRPGDVEGSDDALDLAQAVKERLVGWKAVYAADDLELIIGEMVPGGVAPELEVDDILDVLLDNASKYGAPPVEVSVLRDGTEVVLSVRDHGLGLGSRDLKKVGERFWRSAHHREMPGTGLGLAIVRSEAARVGGRVVARPPIGGGLVIEVRVPLIDDYDM; this comes from the coding sequence TTGCGTCGTCGCCTGCTGCAGTCCCTCGTCCCGATGGTGGTCGTCCTCGCCATCGTCGCTGCTGTCCCGCTGGCCAACTACATCGCGACCAGTGCGTCGCGCACGCTCTTCCTGTCCCGCAGCAACGACGCGGACTGGTTCGCGACGATGGCCGAGTCGCCACTGCAGACCGGTGACATCGCCAGCCTGCGCGAGCTGGCAGTGCGGTACCACGAGCTCTACAACACCCCGGTCTTCGTCGTGGACGTCGATCGCCGGGTGATCGCCACCTCGAGGTCCGGGGTCGACGTGGCAGAGTCCGACCTGGATTCCGCGCTGGACAGCACCCTGGCCGGTCGGCTCCCGACCGAGCCGCCCTCGCTGTGGCCGTGGCAAACCGGCGAGATGGTCGTCGCGCGCCCGGTCGTGAACAACGGCCGCGTGCTCGGCGCCGCAGTACTGCGGGTGCCCACCGACAAGGCTCGTGACCAGGTTGAGCGCGGACTCCTGCTGCTGCTCGGTGGACTCCTGATCAGCATCGGCGCAGTCGTCATCGGCATCGTCCGGCCCGTCACCCGCTGGGTACTGCGTCCGCTGGACCAGCTCGACAACGCGACCCACCAGGTCACCCGTGGCGCCCTCGACACCCGGGTCGCCACCGACGGTCGTGCACCCGAACTCCGCCGCCTCGGGGACAGCTTCAACTCGATGGCGCTCAGCCTGCACCAGGCCCGCCAGCGCGAGCGTGAGTTCGTCGCGGACGCGTCGCACCAGCTGCGGACGCCGCTCACCTCGGCCCGGATCCACATCGAGGGCCTGTCCAGGCTCTCCCCCACCGCCCGCTTCGCCCTCAGCGACATCGACCGCCTCGGCCGGATCGTCCAGCGCCTGTCGCGGCTGGCCGGCTCGGACCGCCCAGGAGACGTCGAGGGCAGCGACGACGCGCTGGACCTGGCCCAGGCGGTCAAGGAGCGCCTGGTCGGCTGGAAGGCCGTGTACGCCGCCGACGACCTGGAGCTCATCATCGGCGAGATGGTCCCCGGCGGCGTCGCACCCGAACTCGAGGTCGACGACATCCTCGACGTCCTGCTGGACAACGCCTCGAAGTACGGCGCACCCCCGGTCGAGGTCTCCGTACTGCGCGATGGCACCGAGGTCGTCCTCTCGGTCCGCGACCACGGCCTCGGCCTCGGCTCCCGCGACCTCAAGAAGGTCGGCGAACGCTTCTGGCGCAGCGCCCACCACCGGGAGATGCCCGGCACCGGCCTGGGCCTGGCAATCGTCCGCTCCGAAGCAGCCCGCGTAGGCGGCCGGGTCGTAGCCCGCCCCCCAATCGGCGGCGGCCTGGTAATCGAGGTCCGAGTCCCGCTGATAGACGACTACGACATGTAG
- a CDS encoding response regulator transcription factor has translation MSGAVRILLVEDDLDIANALIPALRRYGLMVTHVRTAADALAADPGDLVLLDLGLPDGDGINVCRQIRTVSDVPVIAVTARGEAADRVRGLRSGADDYVVKPFAISELLARIDAVLRRTGLLQPRPRVTVGDLTVDIEARTVQVADKPISLTRKEFDVLAVLAAHHGRVVPREQVALYAWQSVFEASSRTMDVHVASLRAKLGRPELVQTIRGVGYRLGSD, from the coding sequence ATGAGTGGCGCCGTCAGGATTCTGCTGGTCGAAGACGATCTCGATATCGCCAATGCCTTGATACCCGCGCTGCGGCGCTACGGCCTGATGGTGACCCATGTCAGGACGGCTGCCGACGCGCTCGCGGCCGACCCCGGCGACCTCGTTCTGCTCGACCTCGGGCTTCCCGACGGTGACGGCATCAACGTGTGCCGGCAGATCCGTACGGTCTCCGACGTGCCGGTGATCGCGGTCACCGCGCGCGGCGAGGCGGCCGACCGGGTCCGGGGTCTGCGCAGCGGCGCGGACGACTATGTGGTGAAGCCGTTCGCGATCTCCGAGCTGTTGGCCCGGATCGATGCTGTACTACGTCGTACCGGTCTGCTCCAGCCCCGCCCCCGGGTGACCGTCGGCGATCTGACCGTGGACATCGAGGCCCGGACGGTGCAGGTCGCGGACAAGCCCATCAGCCTGACCCGCAAGGAGTTCGACGTGCTAGCTGTGCTGGCCGCCCACCACGGCCGGGTGGTGCCGCGTGAGCAGGTCGCGCTGTATGCCTGGCAGTCCGTCTTCGAGGCGTCCTCTCGGACCATGGACGTGCACGTGGCCAGTCTGCGGGCCAAGCTCGGCCGGCCGGAGCTCGTCCAGACCATCCGCGGCGTCGGCTACCGCCTGGGTTCGGACTGA
- a CDS encoding TRAP transporter large permease subunit has protein sequence MTVGVGSGGGTAALSESELAEYEQEKPARRLHPALDQMISVWCAVVSVGVLLQVFFPLSQGTQFYLVIFLAAVLPITLLCYRGWHVPPFLNPFKARSSGSDNPGVIDWVLAVVALLVCIYPLFDFDGYLERRQTPTSLDVLAGAVLLVLLLEACRRTTGWVLPAFSLLFIAYAYYGGYLPYTWSLAHQGFNFDAIIAQFTMGTAGFYGTPLGVAASYIVLFTIYGAVLDYSGAGKFFIDLSFAAFKRSRTAPGRTVTLAGFLLGSVSGSGTATARLAGHCLLADPPPRGLPA, from the coding sequence ATGACTGTGGGTGTTGGTTCGGGGGGCGGCACTGCCGCGCTCTCCGAGTCCGAGCTAGCCGAGTACGAGCAGGAAAAGCCTGCCCGGCGGCTGCATCCTGCCCTCGACCAGATGATCTCGGTCTGGTGCGCGGTGGTCAGCGTCGGTGTCCTGCTGCAGGTTTTCTTTCCGTTGTCGCAAGGAACCCAGTTTTATTTAGTGATCTTTCTCGCAGCCGTCCTTCCGATCACGTTGTTGTGCTATCGGGGCTGGCATGTGCCGCCGTTCCTGAATCCCTTCAAGGCGCGCAGCAGCGGCAGTGACAACCCCGGTGTCATCGACTGGGTACTGGCCGTGGTCGCGCTGCTGGTCTGCATCTACCCACTGTTCGACTTCGACGGCTACCTCGAACGACGCCAGACCCCGACCTCCCTCGACGTGCTCGCGGGCGCAGTACTGCTCGTACTACTGCTGGAAGCCTGCCGTCGTACTACGGGGTGGGTGCTGCCGGCGTTCAGTCTCCTGTTCATCGCCTACGCGTACTACGGCGGCTACCTGCCCTACACCTGGTCGCTGGCCCATCAGGGCTTCAACTTCGACGCGATCATCGCCCAGTTCACGATGGGCACCGCCGGCTTCTACGGCACACCACTGGGAGTCGCGGCCAGCTACATCGTGCTGTTCACCATCTACGGAGCAGTGCTCGACTACTCCGGCGCAGGCAAGTTCTTCATCGACCTGTCGTTCGCCGCGTTCAAGCGAAGCCGTACTGCGCCCGGCCGTACCGTCACGCTCGCCGGGTTCCTGCTGGGCAGTGTGTCCGGCTCCGGTACTGCGACGGCCCGTCTCGCTGGGCACTGTCTCCTGGCCGATCCTCCGCCGCGCGGGCTACCCGCCTGA
- a CDS encoding TRAP transporter permease, with product MCPAPVLRRPVSLGTVSWPILRRAGYPPEPAGGMLAAAGIGAILSPPTLGAAAFIIAEFLQVSYLTVLGYATIPTILYYLGILLAIEIDARKHGTINAETSTRSARKLLLRFSYHFLSLFVIIGFMAVDVPPFKAVVYAVIIQFGLSFLDREHRLSAGPLLKALAQGTRSVLPVAATCATAGVIVAVTTQTGLGLNLAEIIVAAAKGLTDNPTVVLILTVVLSAFAVLVLGLAVPVTASFIIAAVIIAPALVQLGVTQPEAYMFIFYYAVLSEVSPPTALAAVATSAITGGKTMATMWQAWKYTLPAFLVPFAFVLTDNGAHLLGQGSLIGMVWTLAVSMLAVAALAVVTGGWIAIATGWAERLLCVPAALLLLYLAPVTIAAGIGLLLVAVVINLLRRQKLAGATEGSATS from the coding sequence GTGTGTCCGGCTCCGGTACTGCGACGGCCCGTCTCGCTGGGCACTGTCTCCTGGCCGATCCTCCGCCGCGCGGGCTACCCGCCTGAGCCCGCCGGCGGAATGCTCGCGGCTGCCGGCATCGGCGCGATCCTGTCGCCGCCGACGCTGGGAGCGGCCGCGTTCATCATCGCGGAGTTCCTGCAGGTCTCGTACCTGACCGTGCTCGGCTATGCCACGATCCCGACGATCCTGTACTACCTGGGCATCCTGCTCGCGATCGAGATCGACGCCCGCAAGCACGGGACGATCAACGCGGAGACGTCCACCCGCTCCGCGCGGAAGCTGTTGCTGCGGTTCAGCTACCACTTCCTCTCGCTGTTCGTGATCATCGGCTTCATGGCGGTGGACGTGCCGCCGTTCAAGGCCGTGGTCTATGCGGTGATCATCCAGTTCGGGTTGTCGTTCCTCGATCGTGAGCATCGGCTGTCGGCCGGGCCGTTGCTCAAAGCGCTTGCCCAGGGCACCCGTTCGGTTCTGCCGGTCGCGGCCACCTGTGCGACGGCCGGTGTGATCGTCGCGGTCACCACCCAGACCGGTCTCGGGCTGAACCTGGCCGAGATCATCGTGGCGGCGGCGAAGGGGCTGACGGACAACCCGACGGTCGTACTGATCCTGACCGTCGTGCTGTCGGCGTTCGCAGTACTGGTGCTCGGACTGGCGGTGCCGGTGACCGCGTCGTTCATCATCGCGGCGGTCATCATCGCGCCGGCGCTGGTGCAGCTCGGCGTGACGCAGCCCGAGGCGTATATGTTCATCTTCTACTACGCGGTGCTCTCCGAGGTCTCGCCGCCGACCGCGCTGGCCGCGGTGGCGACGTCCGCGATCACCGGCGGCAAGACGATGGCGACGATGTGGCAGGCCTGGAAGTACACGCTGCCCGCCTTCCTGGTGCCGTTCGCCTTCGTACTCACCGACAACGGCGCACACCTGCTGGGACAGGGCAGCTTGATCGGGATGGTCTGGACGCTCGCCGTCTCCATGCTCGCCGTTGCTGCCCTGGCCGTGGTGACCGGCGGCTGGATCGCGATCGCCACCGGCTGGGCCGAGCGGCTGCTCTGTGTCCCGGCCGCGCTGCTGCTGCTCTACCTCGCGCCCGTAACCATCGCGGCCGGAATCGGTTTGCTACTTGTTGCCGTCGTCATCAATCTCCTCCGGCGGCAAAAGCTGGCTGGAGCAACGGAAGGATCCGCCACTTCATGA
- a CDS encoding TAXI family TRAP transporter solute-binding subunit, which yields MRIRRLPIAVVALAAAVSLVACGGQREPEGGKAGTDGGRLTIATGNTTGVYYQLGGALASVISSKVEGYRATASETGASVQNVQGLVAGNYDIAFSLGDTAADAVKGQYSFKSPQDVVALTRLYSNYTQVAVRASSGIDKIADLKGKRVSTGSPNSGTEVIARRLLEAAGLNPAQDVTAQRLGLPESVDAMKSGSIDALVWSGGLPTGGITDLTTSLGKGVKLIPIADLLPALQKTYGTIYAQGNIPSATYKQPADVATIVVPNVLLVRKNMSDELAEKLTKTIFENKDALVQVNAAAKGITLENAAKTDPVPLHPGAKKALDALK from the coding sequence ATGAGAATTCGTCGCCTCCCCATCGCCGTGGTCGCGCTGGCCGCAGCCGTCTCACTGGTCGCCTGTGGCGGACAGCGTGAGCCCGAAGGCGGCAAAGCCGGCACCGACGGCGGCCGGCTGACGATTGCCACCGGCAACACCACTGGCGTCTACTACCAACTCGGTGGTGCGCTCGCCTCGGTGATCTCGTCGAAGGTCGAGGGCTACCGGGCGACCGCGAGTGAGACGGGTGCCTCGGTGCAGAACGTCCAGGGCCTGGTGGCGGGCAACTACGACATCGCCTTCTCCCTCGGAGACACCGCGGCCGATGCGGTGAAAGGCCAGTACAGCTTCAAGTCCCCGCAGGACGTGGTAGCGCTGACCCGCCTCTACTCGAACTACACGCAGGTCGCGGTCCGGGCATCGTCGGGAATCGACAAGATCGCCGATCTGAAGGGCAAGCGGGTCTCCACCGGTTCGCCGAACTCCGGCACCGAGGTGATCGCCCGCCGGCTGCTCGAGGCGGCCGGCCTGAACCCGGCCCAGGACGTGACCGCCCAGCGGCTCGGCCTGCCGGAGTCGGTCGATGCGATGAAGAGCGGCTCGATCGACGCGCTGGTCTGGTCCGGCGGGCTGCCGACCGGTGGCATCACCGACCTGACCACCAGCCTGGGCAAGGGCGTCAAACTGATCCCGATCGCGGACCTGCTGCCGGCCCTGCAGAAGACGTACGGCACGATCTATGCCCAAGGCAACATTCCGTCCGCGACCTACAAGCAGCCGGCGGACGTCGCGACCATCGTCGTGCCGAACGTGCTGCTGGTCCGGAAGAACATGTCCGACGAACTCGCGGAGAAGCTCACCAAGACGATCTTCGAGAACAAGGACGCGCTGGTCCAGGTGAACGCGGCGGCCAAGGGCATCACCTTGGAGAACGCCGCCAAGACCGACCCGGTGCCGTTGCACCCCGGCGCGAAGAAGGCGCTCGACGCACTGAAGTAG
- the mgrA gene encoding L-glyceraldehyde 3-phosphate reductase, with protein sequence MTDYVAAQDRYDDQMTYRRSGRSGLQLPAISLGLWHNFGGDKPLDTQRDILRRAFDLGVTHFDLANNYGPPYGSAETNFGGHFARDFKPYRDELLISSKAGYDMWPGPYGQGGGTRKYLLASLDQSLERMGLDYVDIFYSHRFDPDTPLEETMGALDTAVRSGKALYAGISSYSAEKTREAARILDELGTPLLIHQPSYSMLNRWIEEDLLDAVGELGVGVIAFSPLAQGLLTDRYLDGIPEGSRASKGTSLGTDQLTEETLGHVRALNEIARQRGQSVAQLALAWTLRDDRVTSALIGASSVAQLEDNLAAVKNLKFSQEELDAIDADAVEAGINLWKKSSGA encoded by the coding sequence GTGACTGACTACGTAGCTGCCCAGGACCGGTACGACGACCAGATGACCTATCGGCGCAGTGGCCGCAGCGGACTTCAGCTGCCGGCGATCTCGCTGGGCCTCTGGCACAACTTCGGCGGCGACAAGCCGCTCGACACCCAGCGCGACATCCTGCGCCGCGCCTTCGACCTCGGCGTCACCCACTTCGACCTGGCGAACAACTACGGCCCGCCGTACGGCTCGGCCGAGACCAACTTCGGCGGCCACTTCGCCCGCGACTTCAAGCCGTACCGCGACGAGCTGCTGATCTCCAGCAAGGCCGGGTACGACATGTGGCCGGGCCCGTACGGCCAGGGCGGCGGCACGCGGAAGTACCTGCTGGCCTCGCTGGACCAGTCGCTGGAGCGGATGGGTCTGGACTACGTCGACATCTTCTACTCCCACCGGTTCGACCCGGACACCCCGCTGGAGGAGACGATGGGCGCGCTCGACACCGCCGTCCGCTCCGGCAAGGCCCTTTACGCCGGAATCTCGTCGTACTCCGCGGAGAAGACCCGCGAGGCGGCCCGGATCCTCGACGAGCTCGGTACGCCGCTGCTCATCCACCAGCCCTCGTACTCGATGCTGAACCGGTGGATCGAGGAGGACCTGCTCGACGCCGTCGGTGAACTGGGTGTCGGCGTGATCGCCTTCTCGCCGCTGGCCCAGGGCCTGCTCACCGACCGCTACCTGGACGGCATCCCGGAGGGTTCCCGGGCCTCCAAGGGCACCTCGCTCGGCACCGACCAGCTGACCGAGGAGACCCTCGGGCACGTCCGCGCGCTGAACGAGATCGCCAGGCAGCGCGGCCAGTCCGTGGCCCAGCTGGCGCTGGCGTGGACGCTGCGGGACGACCGGGTCACCAGCGCCCTGATCGGCGCCTCCAGCGTCGCTCAGCTGGAGGACAACCTGGCCGCGGTGAAGAACCTGAAGTTCAGCCAGGAAGAGCTGGACGCGATCGACGCCGACGCCGTCGAGGCCGGTATCAACCTGTGGAAGAAGAGCTCCGGCGCCTGA
- a CDS encoding aminoglycoside phosphotransferase family protein codes for MTKIEAIAARYGVRPDAILEVPGGVANQAFAIGDRLFLRIPRSQEFEPDLLKEAAVIPTARAAGVRTPAIVDFDDTRKLTDAPYLVMERVHATDLIANPSANTKLWPELGQQVRLLHDIEPQQLDGVPVDEAGDPRPTVDRLATAGLIDAGTAKWLLTWFDRLATWFDRDAPKVLLHGDLAPQNLMVDDAGRYCALVDWGDAAWGPPGAEFAKLRLEQVADLLPGYYTAGRSKPGQGELEAAALWFHLSWGLSNLTGPPRQDQRHWTAPPASRLLGVLRFFASNPPEPWSRLH; via the coding sequence ATGACAAAGATCGAAGCGATAGCAGCCCGGTACGGCGTACGCCCCGACGCGATCCTCGAAGTACCGGGCGGTGTCGCCAACCAGGCCTTCGCCATCGGCGACCGGCTCTTCCTGCGAATCCCGCGCAGCCAGGAGTTCGAGCCCGACCTGCTGAAGGAGGCCGCAGTCATCCCGACAGCCCGAGCCGCCGGCGTACGGACTCCAGCGATCGTCGACTTCGACGACACCCGAAAACTCACCGATGCGCCGTACCTGGTGATGGAGCGCGTCCACGCCACCGACCTCATCGCCAACCCATCAGCCAACACCAAGCTCTGGCCCGAGCTGGGCCAGCAGGTGCGCCTCCTCCACGACATCGAGCCCCAGCAACTCGACGGAGTACCAGTAGACGAGGCAGGCGACCCCCGCCCCACAGTCGACCGCCTAGCAACCGCTGGACTCATAGACGCCGGCACTGCGAAGTGGTTACTCACCTGGTTCGACCGGCTCGCCACGTGGTTCGACCGTGATGCACCCAAGGTCCTCCTGCACGGAGACCTGGCTCCACAGAACCTCATGGTCGACGATGCAGGCCGGTACTGTGCCCTGGTCGACTGGGGCGACGCCGCTTGGGGCCCACCCGGTGCTGAGTTCGCCAAGCTCCGCCTGGAACAGGTGGCCGACCTACTACCCGGGTACTACACAGCAGGACGCAGCAAGCCGGGGCAAGGTGAGCTGGAAGCCGCGGCGCTCTGGTTCCACCTCAGCTGGGGCTTGTCCAACCTCACCGGCCCGCCACGGCAGGACCAGCGGCACTGGACCGCGCCGCCCGCCAGCCGGCTCCTCGGCGTACTGCGCTTCTTCGCTTCGAACCCTCCGGAGCCGTGGTCGCGGCTGCACTGA
- a CDS encoding flavin reductase family protein: MRVDFEPGSVSGREFYALLNSVVVPRPIAWVSTMSADGVLNLAPHSFFTVACVRPPMVQFTSVGRKDSLNNVEATGEFVVNFASEPLYEQVNASATDFPPEISEFAAVGLTTEPAATVAVPRVTESPVAIECTLHTTLELGDCTVVIGQVRHIAIDAAVLDGDHPEVTRLRPLARLGKDEWSTIGEIRSISRIRYASWPDHFTPPAAP; the protein is encoded by the coding sequence GTGCGCGTCGACTTCGAACCAGGGTCCGTCAGTGGCAGAGAGTTCTATGCGCTCCTGAACTCGGTGGTGGTGCCGCGGCCGATCGCGTGGGTCTCGACGATGTCGGCGGACGGCGTACTGAACCTGGCGCCGCATTCGTTCTTCACCGTGGCGTGCGTGCGGCCGCCGATGGTCCAGTTCACCTCGGTCGGGCGCAAGGACAGCCTGAACAACGTGGAGGCGACCGGAGAGTTCGTGGTCAACTTCGCCTCCGAGCCGCTGTACGAGCAGGTGAACGCGTCGGCGACGGACTTTCCGCCGGAGATCTCCGAGTTCGCCGCGGTCGGTCTGACCACCGAGCCGGCTGCGACTGTCGCCGTACCGCGAGTCACCGAGTCCCCGGTCGCGATCGAGTGCACCCTGCACACCACCCTCGAATTGGGTGATTGCACGGTGGTGATCGGTCAAGTGCGGCACATCGCCATCGATGCTGCGGTGCTCGATGGTGATCATCCCGAAGTCACCCGGCTGCGGCCGTTGGCGCGCCTCGGTAAGGACGAATGGTCCACGATCGGCGAGATCCGCTCCATTTCCAGGATCCGCTACGCGTCCTGGCCGGACCACTTCACGCCGCCCGCTGCTCCCTAG
- a CDS encoding MFS transporter: MGRSDVTATVPLRRNRPFAFFWVAQLLSNAGTQVSELAIPLIAVLTLSAGPTAMGVLTALEALPSLLLVLFLGVLVDRVRRGRMLFWCNLAQGLLIASIPLAAAFDLLTLPQLYVVTFLVGGFALAYGLAHNAYVPVLVTDRRQLTAANSSIALTDSITAVAGPGLGGVLVQLLTAPVAVAVDSASFLVAAVLQALGRGPDPVPATRTRFGLSLREGFAAFRQQRGVFAITAGKGTFDFFHWGTIALYILYAVRELGLSAAEIGVIAVMGSVGPLLAGLITPRVCRTFGTTWTSIVAAVLLGGNLLIPLATGPDPTVIVTIGAGQLLLGLGVVYLIIVRSTMLQHEVAPELLGRVGSVIRLVEWGPGPVGALAGGLLGSTLGLRPALLVLGIGGLSAVPWIAVAAKRGHLTLPPDDLTNAPTEQPAT; encoded by the coding sequence TTGGGACGCTCAGACGTGACAGCCACGGTTCCGCTGCGGCGGAACCGGCCGTTCGCGTTCTTCTGGGTCGCTCAGTTGCTCTCGAACGCCGGCACGCAGGTCAGCGAGCTCGCCATCCCACTCATCGCTGTCCTCACGCTGTCTGCCGGACCGACGGCGATGGGCGTGCTGACGGCGTTGGAGGCGTTGCCGAGCCTGCTCCTGGTGCTGTTCCTCGGCGTACTGGTCGACCGGGTCCGGCGCGGTCGGATGCTGTTCTGGTGCAACCTCGCGCAAGGCCTGCTGATCGCCAGCATCCCGCTCGCCGCCGCCTTCGATCTCTTGACGCTGCCGCAGCTCTACGTGGTCACCTTCCTGGTCGGCGGATTCGCACTCGCCTACGGCCTGGCGCACAACGCCTATGTGCCAGTACTGGTCACCGACCGCCGCCAACTGACCGCGGCGAACAGCAGCATCGCGCTCACCGACTCGATCACCGCCGTCGCCGGCCCCGGCCTCGGTGGCGTTCTGGTCCAACTGCTGACAGCTCCCGTCGCCGTTGCGGTCGACAGCGCCTCATTCCTGGTCGCAGCCGTTCTCCAGGCGCTCGGCCGCGGTCCCGATCCCGTGCCGGCCACCCGGACGAGGTTCGGGCTGTCCCTGCGCGAAGGCTTCGCCGCGTTCCGTCAGCAGCGCGGCGTCTTCGCCATCACCGCGGGCAAGGGCACGTTCGACTTCTTCCACTGGGGCACCATCGCCCTCTACATCCTGTACGCCGTACGCGAGCTCGGCCTGTCCGCGGCCGAGATCGGCGTCATCGCCGTGATGGGCTCGGTCGGGCCGCTCCTGGCCGGGTTGATCACGCCGCGAGTTTGCCGAACCTTCGGAACGACCTGGACCTCGATCGTCGCGGCCGTCCTGCTGGGTGGAAACCTGTTGATCCCGCTCGCGACGGGACCTGACCCCACGGTGATCGTCACGATCGGCGCCGGGCAACTCCTGCTCGGGCTCGGCGTCGTCTACCTCATCATCGTGCGGTCAACGATGCTCCAGCACGAGGTAGCGCCCGAACTGCTCGGCCGCGTCGGTTCGGTGATCCGGCTGGTGGAGTGGGGACCTGGACCGGTGGGTGCTCTCGCCGGCGGGCTGCTCGGCTCGACATTGGGCCTCAGACCGGCGCTGCTCGTTCTCGGCATCGGAGGCCTGTCCGCGGTCCCGTGGATCGCGGTCGCCGCCAAACGCGGCCACCTCACCTTGCCACCGGACGACCTCACCAACGCACCGACTGAGCAACCTGCGACCTGA